aacttGGAGGCCATATCGAACGATTCGATCATATCGGTCGCCAACACGTTCGCCACACTCGGGCCCGCCTCGAACAGGCTTTTCAGGTTGATGTTCGTATCGGCCAGCAGGACGGCGCCGAGCTGTCCCTTCAAGCAGATCGCCTCCCCAAACACCAAGTCCTGCATCCCGATCGGGTACGACTTTACGCTCGGATCGAGCGACGAGGTTGATTTGCTCGGTAGCGTAAAATAGTTCGGCACCTGCGATACCAGCCCGGGGAAGAACGTCCGCTCGATCAGATTCGGAAACAGGCCCGATGGTTTGGTTTTCTCTTCCCGCTCGCTGCTTGGCGATGCGGCACCCAGATCCGGCACCGGGCTCATGCGCGCGGAGTTCGACTGGTGCGATGTGTGCGACACCTTGCGGAAATTGTTGTACGGTGCCCCGATCGAGCAGTAGTGAAACACTTCCGCAAACGATGCGTACTTCATCGTCGAGCCGAGCTTTTGCACCGAGTCCAGGTACACGTTGATCTGGTGGTACGAAAACAACCGCTTCGGTGGCACCACGCTAACCGTCACCGAGTGCCAGCGCCCATCGAGCAGCTGAGGCGACGTGACAGTGGCAGTGAAAAACTCCTTCTTGGTGATCACACTCACCACAAAGTTGCCATTTTTCTGGACGAAAAACTCGTACCCCGTACCATAGTTGGTCGTCAGGCTGAACAGCTGCCGGCGATAGTTCTGCGCGATCGAGCGTTCCTCCTCCAGCCGCAACCAGGCGTGAAACACGAACCCGTGCGTCGTTTCCCATTTGCGTATCTCGGGTATCGTGATGCCGCTGGTGTTCGCCTGGATGTCGAGAAAATTTTCCGGTATCGTGCCGGCGCTGCTGCGGTGCTGCGTTATGCGCAGTATCGtctccagcagcagcttccggTACTCGAACTGCGCATCGGGGCGCAACAGGCGGAACAGGCTGTTCACTTCCGCCGGTAGGATGCTATACTTGGCTAGCTCCTCTATTAGCTTCAGCAGATTCATTGCACACTTGGATGACAACCGTTGGCAACGGGATAGGCAAACGTCCACGATACGTTTGATCGTTCTCTGGCTGCAAACGAGCTGCTTGCTGCAAAAGAGAACCACAATCAATGGGTAAAAAAGCAATACTTTCGATCAGTTGTTTACACCTTTTCAACGTACCTTTGCATACTGCCGGCGCACTTTCTAAGCAGCACTTCGCTCAGCATGTTCTGCTCCTGCTCTCCCATCAGCGGTATCCATTCGATCAGTTTGGTGACCACCACCGGGTTCGCCTGTCTCGTGTCGTGCTCGTCAAACGCAAAGCCCAAACACTGACTGATCAAGCTGGCCGAAGGTTTGCCAAACTCGCTCAACCCATCGAACAGCACATTGATGGAGTTGGTGTGCATCAGATTGTGATGCATTTTTTCCGAGTGATAGCACAACTTTTGCAACGTTTCCACCAGCACCGTGCCGAGCGTTTGGTGATCGATGTTCCACTTCTGCAAGCGCACAAAAAGATGAGGtaaaaagagttttttttaatgctgctTGATCAATCTGGCAGTTTTACCTTCACTTGTTCCGGTATCTGCACAAGGTTGGCGAGAAACTTTGCCTCGAACAGGGCATTGCACAGAATGAGCTTGTTTGCATGGTCGGGAATAAAGTCGCGGATGATCGCTACTGCCGCACAGAGCGCACTAACGTCGATGTAATTATCGTCATCGTGCGACAACTCGAAGCTGCCAACCGAGGAACTCTTCGGCAGGAAGTGTTCCGTCGTCAGCAGGTCGCGTATCGAGCCGATGTACAGTTGGAAAATGgtcagcaaatcaatctgaCGCtgcaaaagcgaaaaaaggagaaaaaaggtaaatcAGAACTCCATCAGAAAGAGTGTAAAGGAAAAGCTAGCCCTGGTGTATTATTTTACCTGCTCGGGACTAGACTTTTGTAGAATGACTGCCATCAACGCGAAACAGTGGAGCATTAATTGCCGCAGTTCAGCATTACTTTCCCATTTACATACTACGTCTATGATGATGGTAACTGTTGCAGGGCTTATGGCACGCAGCCCATTGTGCTGGAAATTGGGAAAGGTGATGTATTATTAATGAAACACAATCACAACACTGAGGAGGAAGGGTTTGCTTTGGGTTGGGTAGTAAGCCTAAATCGGGAGGACCCCAAATCAGGAAGCATATAAGATGtacaactgttttttttttcatgcaaaggggaaaaatataaacataaaGAATCGAATTTGATGGTCCAAAATAAAGTTAATTGAATATACTATCAATACTGCTAATCGAACCACTTACATAAAattaaagcacaaaaaaacacaaatacacaacAAATGGGCGCCATAATCTACCACAAAGCTTTATCATGCAGTTAGTTAGAAGCGCTAAGgaaacaaaaccatttttgcagcaattactgtttttttttcttttcttctttttcgttaCAACGCAGGGCATGCAAAAAAGCGGACAAAACCCAACTCACCGAAACATGTTCATTTCCTTCACCAACCGGATTATTTAAATAGTACGAATTGACATTCGGTAGCGGAACGTTAACTAAAGCTACCTgaaggagagggagagagagaggcagaatTGTATCGCCGGACAATAACAAGTAAAAGCAAACAGGAACGAGAAGTAAAACGTATGAAAGATAAGTGTTGTTACAAAACATAAccaatcaccaaaacagaacAGAGTTGCAGAAATGACGAAGAGAAAACAGTGTGCCCGAACACGAGATTGATCGAGAGCGCCAATTTCTCGCAATATTGCCGCTCTACGAAGCCTAAAGCGGGATGGATTTGGTACGCCAGTTACCTGAGATCCGGCGATAACGGCACCGAGAATGTGGACCAGGTCTTTGCCGATGCGAGCGTGCTTCGTCACCTTACCGCCCTGGAAGCAGTCGTATATGAATGGCACTATTTCCGGCTGCAGTTGCGATATCTTGTAGCCCAGGCTGGCATAGTCCGCGTGGTGGCCCCGTAAGTAGCTTCGCCAGGTCAGGTACGGATCGTACAGCACCTCCAGCAGCCGGGCCACACTCGCCACAAAGAGCAGATCCGCTTCATGGTCCTCCGGTTCGCCGCGTTCATCGTTTAGCTATTGGAAGAGAGAACAGGTTGGATCAATGTTGGGTAAGCCCAAACCACTAGCCGCACAACCATCCAAACGTTACTCACCCGTGTTATGATAAAGTTAGAAATGGCGATGCAACTCGAGATGTAGCTCGAGTTGATAACGGCAGCAATGTTTTCGAAATGCCGACAGATGACGGTCAAACATTGCACTAGCAGCACATTTTCTCTCATCGAGCTACCGTGCACGCCCGTCTCCTCCCCTTCTTCCTTCCGGCCCTAGAACGGATGTAAAGAATTGGATCGATTATTTCCAGTGCGatgtacaaacaaaacaaacggccATTTCGGGATGAGGTCCACGTTCATTTGATAATAtgtctttttttggtttgtgtctCCCATTCCATTCCAGCGTTATGCAATGTTTGCTTACATTTTCACAACCGTCTCGTGCGATTATCAGAAACTTTTCTATCGCGGGCAGCAGCTCGTCTGGCAGCCGACTCAGGTGCGGTCCCAGATCCGGTGCCACAGCGTCCCACCGGGGCGCATTGTCAAAGTCCAGCTGTAGCTGGGAGTGCCATATACTGACAAATCCCGCTATGAACTGTCGAAAGTAGGTTTCTTCGTTCTGTATAAAATGATAATacagaaaagagagagaaaaaaaaacaaacaaacacagtgGATTACTGGTACAACAACCAACGCCCCAAAGAAAGTGCACACACTAACTTTTGTCGTATATTGCACCCAGAGGTTGTAGATATCTTTCCTGGAGTCCATTGCGGTGGCTTCGTCCGGTTTGCGACGTCTGTAACGGCGATGGCGtaaacacactcacaatcGATCAGCACCACATTCTATTACACATTTTCACTCGCCCACCCAATCCACTACGCGGCTGAATAATGTTGCGCTGTTATTACCTCCAGCCACTATGAATCACCTGCTCTCCAGTGTATCGTGCTTCGTACTGCTGCTACGTGTATGTAACAGAGATAATAGCGTTACGCTTCCTGTGTTCtagcaaacacacgcacactataCACAAACGCGAATTgcagtgataaaaaaaaatgcatttatcggtggggtgggggggtggtggtgtacaaaaaacaacatcacagAAAGAAAACATTGAAACATCACAACATTTCATGGGAGGCGCAGAGGAGCAGGTCGGGTCATGGCGTACTACGTTTGACAGCAAGGTATGACAGTACGGAGCATATGCAGTTTTCTGTTAACACAGCAAAACCAAACTGAAGAAAGTTGCTATGTGTTTAGATTTTACACGAAAATTCACGGCAAAATGGAAGGCGGATAGAGTTATGCCACTGCAATGCAGAGAGAAATGTTCCAACTACCCTAGGATCGTTAAAACGCACTGTTATGGCGCGCGGGTTTCAAACGCGATTATCGCACTATTGTGTAGAAATGATACCGCAGGGATGTGAAACATTTCACATTCAAATCGCTTGGCACCGGTTTCAGACGGTTACACGAAACAGCCGATTGCAGCTGAAGCCCACAACCCTGCATTGAACAAGCGAAAAAAGGAATCAAGCGCAGCACAAGAATGGTCCTATTATTGGCACCCGTCCATTGACTGGAAACTGgattgcatttatttttccttctcctttGCAGGCGGCGTTATCCGTTCGTCTGGCTGGATGAAGGTAACAAGCTCTCCCTTAATTAGGCTAACTAAAAACTCCCAAATCGTTCTGCTAGTTTGGCACTTTGGTTCCCAGCGTGGGAAATCGCTCGAGGTGTCCCGGAACCAGAAGGTAGCCGTGCGTGGCGCTACGTACGTGATCGTTACGTTTTCCTTCGCGATCGAACCGATGTTGTATATTTCCAAGCTTTCCAAGTTGGTGTACACGCCCCGCAGCCAGCGGACCATCGCATCGAACGGAAATCGAAGAATGGTGCGACGTATCTTCATCAGCGTGTACGATAGACAGTAAATTGCAAAACGAAGCTGGAATGGTACATAGAACACCGTTTGAGATTCATTAGAGAAATCCAGCTGATAGGACTACATACCGACGCAAAAACGATGTAGTAGAATAAAATGGTAGGTAGTAGGAATAGCAACACAGTGAAGGAAAGCGTTGCAAGGAACAGCTGACGGTTCATGTAGTCATGAGCCTCGACACGATCTCGTAGAACATTACGCTTCTTGCCCAACACGGTACGATAGAGGGCTCCTATGCCGCCTACTTCAATCCGATAAAGGctgcaaaaggaaaaaaaggagatACGCTCAAGATCagcaaaaacaatataaacaTGAATAATTTTTACTTACACCGCCACATAGATGTAGAAGCAATGCGCATGTAAACTGATGAGAACAATCAAATCGGAAAGCATGGCCACCTGGAATGATAGCCCGAACAGGCCCAAAATTGACAGTGGGATGAAGAGGAACTGTATGGCCGGGGACAGAAttcctaaaaaaaacatggtacGAAACGTTTACATTTTAATAACATTAATGTGTGCTACTTTACTCACTCAAAAACATCCACCAAAGGTCCACTTGGTAGCTAAAGCAGCTAAAGAAAAACTCATTCAACGAACCGTTCAGCTTCAATCCGATCGGATTGCCGCGGAGCgtttgcagcagctgcagcagacTATCCACCACGATCTATGGAATAAATGAATGTGATTTGAAAAACGTGTCTTACAAAGCGTGTGTTGCGCAAATTCGTCCCGTACCTCGGCAAATTCCATGAACCTTGTCCCGGGATTGCCAAAGTACATAATCATACTCATGATGGCAACACCGAAACAAATGTCCATCAGCAACGTCCATTTCACAGCATTAGCGTCCTTCTGCTGTATACATTCCACCCACTCGTTGAAATGGTAATACAGTGCCGTTTTGCGCAAAACCACGCTTAAAGCTTTACCCACGGGAAGGAACACACCGTACATGCGTTGCGCCACATCCTGTTCCGTCAGCGTGTGCAGCTGTTCCGTCCAGCCAATCGGTTCCGCCTTGCTTGCCTTTATTAGCCGGGCCAGGTGCAGCAAATCATTATCGCAGTCTTCTGCGGTCAGATCGTTCTCGGCCAGATTGCTGAAGCCCTTCTCGTCGTAAATGATGAGCAGTTTGTTGAGCGATTCAATCGTAACGCCTTTAACCTTTGCCATCACGTGTTTAATGCGTCCACTATTGGAAATGGCCAACCGAAGGAAATTGTCCTCCCGTGCCAGCTGTT
This is a stretch of genomic DNA from Anopheles merus strain MAF chromosome 2R, AmerM5.1, whole genome shotgun sequence. It encodes these proteins:
- the LOC121590484 gene encoding uncharacterized protein LOC121590484; its protein translation is MNIKIYLSSKLIEKCTFCELYGLVEDLRDEIRFTVLDAEPLPNYTEPIGKICSVADYTQFRAAQSDRTLREQLAREDNFLRLAISNSGRIKHVMAKVKGVTIESLNKLLIIYDEKGFSNLAENDLTAEDCDNDLLHLARLIKASKAEPIGWTEQLHTLTEQDVAQRMYGVFLPVGKALSVVLRKTALYYHFNEWVECIQQKDANAVKWTLLMDICFGVAIMSMIMYFGNPGTRFMEFAEIVVDSLLQLLQTLRGNPIGLKLNGSLNEFFFSCFSYQVDLWWMFLRILSPAIQFLFIPLSILGLFGLSFQVAMLSDLIVLISLHAHCFYIYVAVLYRIEVGGIGALYRTVLGKKRNVLRDRVEAHDYMNRQLFLATLSFTVLLFLLPTILFYYIVFASLRFAIYCLSYTLMKIRRTILRFPFDAMVRWLRGVYTNLESLEIYNIGSIAKENVTITYVAPRTATFWFRDTSSDFPRWEPKCQTSRTIWEFLVSLIKGELVTFIQPDERITPPAKEKEK